TGACCACCCGTTTTAAGGTGGTCAATTATTTCGCATGGCTCATTTTATTCGAGAAACTAGCCTCATGCTCAACAAGCTAAAGACCACAACTGAAAAATACCCTCTTGATCGAAAGGCGTTGGATTCTTACTTATGTATATTAAGTTATTTTCTTAAATATTTTTCGTCTTTAATAAATCTTAAAAAAGCTTCTAAATTGCTTTCTAATTCAGCTAAACGTAAGCGCTTAATCTTGGGGTGCATAGTAGTTTATCCATCTGTATGAGATAATCCTTTCAAATTGTCTTTAGACTTTTTAAAGTTTTTCGACTTTGTCTAAAAAGTCTGAAATCACCAAGGAGGCTATCCCCAAATGGATAAAATAACAGATACTAAAACTGAATTTAGACTCAAGCAGTGGACTCAGATAGTCCAGACGTGCCAAGCCAGTGGAATGACGGCTGTCAGTTGGTGTAATCAGAACAATGTAAATATCAAATCATATTACTATTGGTTACGCAGAATCCGCACTCTGACTATCGAAAATGGACCTCTTGAGCTTCAAAGTAAAGGACAGCAGATTGTACCCGTATCTTTCCGGCAGACAGCAGCAGTTACAATTCATATTAATTCCGTTTCTATAGATATCCCTGATGGAACTTCCAAAGATACAATTGCGGCAGTTCTGTCGGCATTGAAGACCATATGTTAGGCGATATTTCAAAAGCAGAAGACATTTACATTGTATGTGGTTACTCTGATATGCGCAAGTCAATCGACGGATTCGCCGCCATCATAAAGGGAACTTTTGGTATGGATCCGTTTTCACCGAGCCTGTTTTTGTTCTGCGGTAAAAGAAGGGATCGGTTAAAAGCTCTCTATTGGGAAGGGGACGGTTTTGTCCTGCTGTACAAGCGTCTGGAGAACGGGAGCTTCAAATGGCCTCGGACACCAGAGCAGGCAAGACGTCTTACAATGCAGGAATTTCGGTGGCTTATGGATGGCTTGGCTATTGATCAACCTAAGGCAATCCGGGAAGCGAAACAGGGTGATATCTATTGATAAAAAGTGCTGAAAAGTGTGGGTTCTACTGTATTTTAGTTGGAATTTTCAGTCCAATAATGGTATAATTAACTTATGCAAAAGATTGATATTACAGGGCTTTCGCCCAATCAAATTGAATATGTTTCCTCTTTGGAAAAAACAGTAGAAAACCAGCAAGTTCGTATTGAACAACTTACTGAGCTTCTTATTAAATCTCAAAAAGCTTTATATGGTCAATCCAGCGAAAAGCGGCGTTATGTTTTTGATGAAGACAGCGGTCAGCTTTCCTTATTCAATGAGGCAGAGGTCGAAGCTGGCAACAAGGCAGAAGAACCGACCGTGCAGACAATTGTGGCAGCACATACCAGAAAACCCAAGCGAACCAAGGAAGAACTGGCAGAAACGGTACCAGTGGTGGAAGTCGTTTGTGATCTGGATAAAGATAAACGCACCTGTAACATTTGCAACACTGATCTGAGATATCTCGGAAAGGAATATGTCCGGGACGAACTGGAGATTATCCCTGCCCAGGTACGCATATTGAGATATATTCGTTTAAATTATGTATGCAAGGAATGTGAGAAGGAGACCTGCGAAGCCAATATTGTTAAAGCTCCTGTCCCAAAACCTGTTATGAAGCGCAGCCTTGCTTCTGCCTCAACCGTAGCTTATGTAATGTATCAAAAATATGCAAATGGAATGCCTTTATACCGACAGGAAAAAGACTGGGCGAACCAAGGAGTGAAACTCTCCAGAGCTACTCTGGCCAATTGGATTATACGTCCAAGTCATGAATGGCTTGAACCAATGTATGATGCTATTAAGAAAAATCTGGTGACCGAACCGTTGATACATGCGGACGAAACCGTCCTGCAGGTATTGAAAGAACCGGGACGGAGAGCAACCACCGAATCTCGAATGTGGGTCTACACTTCCGGTCAAAGTCTGACTCCGGCGGTTTTGTTTGAATACCAGCCGACACGATCCGGTCAGCATGCCAGACGGTTTCTGGAAGGGTTTTCGGGTTATCTTCAAACAGATGGCTATAGTGGTTACAATGCAGTACCTAATGTCATACATTGTGGATGTTGGGCTCATTTACAGCGTAAATTTGAAGAAGCAATTCCTAATGGAGCAGATAACAAAAGCTCCAAGGCGGCTATTGGATATGATTACTGTAACCGCTTATTTGCCATGGAAAAGAAATGGATAGAATTATCCTCTGAAAATCGGCACCAAGAACGGCGAAAAAATGCAAAACCTCTTCTTGATGAGTTCTGGCAATGGGTATCGCATTTAAATCCTCTCCAAAACTCAAATCTGGGAAAAGCAGTTACCTATGCGTTGAATCAAAAGGAAACTCTGATTAATTTTATGCTGGATGGGTGCATCGAAATTTCCAATAACCGTGCTGAAAATGCCATCAGGCCTTATGTCACAGGTCGGAAGAACTGGCTCTTTGCCGACACGACCCGTGGAGCCAAAGCCAGTGCCATTGTATACAGTATGATCGAATCAGCTAAAGCAAATCAACTCAATCCATATATGTATTTGGTGTATCTACTGTCAAAATTACCGGACTTGAAAGAATTAACGCAGAAATCTCTGACACCTTATCTGCCATGGTCACCCGAATTGCCATGCTGGTGTCATAAAGATTCAAACAAGGCACCCCAAGATTAAGCGCTTACAGCTAAACTATGTACATCTATTTCCTCATTGCAATCTTTCAAGTCTTGAGTCATAAAAATAATATTGGTCTTTAAGTTTACTATTTTTTGATTAATGTTCATAATGTTATCCCTTCATTTAATTAATTTTCATTTTCATCAGTTATTAACACAAGTCCATCATAAGCTTTATTCAACCTACATATAAAAACATGTTTACCACCAGAACCAATACGATATTTTGCAAAATCTCTTGGGTGCTTATATACTTCTAAATACTCCATTAATTTATGTGTCCTGAACGGTACTTGGGTTGACACTCCTCTGGGAAATATTAAGTTTTGTTTATTCGGCACTTCCAATATGGAGGTGCCTTTCTATGTCAAACCGGCGCCTGGTCTGATATCTTTTTTGCCCTCATCGCCGGGCGGGCTAGACCCTACAAATTAACTCGCAGGATCATTCAGGAGCTTCTCTCGGGCAAGAGGCAAGCTGTCAAGAAATGTCTGCATCGGCGTCTTGCCTTTACACCTTTTCCCCTGATGTGTTCGCTCTTCGTTGTATTCCAGCATATAAAAATCCAAATCCTCCTGCATTTGTTCAACTGATTTATACATTGTCCTTCGGAATGCGGGTTTATAAAATTCATTCAGAATTGTTTGGTTAAAACGCTCGCATATACCGTTTGTTTGAGGGCTTTTAGCCTTTGTCATTGTGTGCTCAATGTCGTTCATCTGCAGAAATAACTCATACAAGTGTTTCTCAGGTGCTCCACAGTACTCCGTTCCTCTGTCTGTGAGTACTCTCATTATCGGTATCATATGATTCTCAAAGAACGGTAAGACTCTGTCATTTAATATATCTGCTGCTGTTACTGGTACCTTGGCTGTATATAATTTTGCGAATCCCACTGCCGAATAAGTATCTATGGCAGTTTGCTGATATATACGTCCAACACCTTTGATATAGCCCACATAGAAAGTGTCCTGTGCCAGCAAATATCCCGGGTGCTGGGTATCTATCTCGTCTATGGATATATTCTTTTCCTGCTGTGCCTTTTCCAGAGCAGCGAGCTGATCTTCAGTGTAAAGTATGCCTTCCTTGGCAGCCTTTTCTTCAAGCTTTTTGAGTCTCTTGTCAAAGGTTTCTATATTATATCTCTGCCAGATTGATCTTACCCCTCCGGCTGATACAAGAACTCCTTGTTTTCTCAGTTCGTTACTTGCCCTGAGCTGCCCGTATGCCGGCTTTTCATATGCTATTCTTAATACGGCTTCCTCAGTTTCTGGAGCAACCCTGTTTTTCATACAAGGCTTTCTTCTGGTCTTGTCCTTTAATCCTTCCAGACCATTTTCCTCGTAAGCTTTCTTAATATCATAGAAGTGCTGTCTGCTGACTCCATGAATTTTACATGCTTCACTTACGTTTTGAAGATATTCGGCCAACTCAATCAGGCTCATTTTGTTTTTAACTATACGATCTTGTGCTGTCATAATTGAAATCTCCTCCTACAATTTAATTATTGTCCAGAGGAGATATTGCCCAACATTATTCAGATACTGTCAAGTGAAGTCAATTCTCTAGCAATTTATGAATTGTAATGTCAGGTATGTTATTTGCAAGTATTTCTAGATTTTTAAATATAGCTTTTTCATCTTCCTTAATTCCTTCTTCATATTCAAATTTAAGCATGATTTGTCCCCCTCAGTATTAGTATTTATTTTATTTACATTAAAAATCAAATTTACCACCTAAGGCCTCATACGCATCTAGTACATTTTTTAATCCTTGCTTTTCAGTTGATGTTATCACTCTATCAGAATAATGTTCATCACCTTGATGTCTAATGATTGTTTTTTTTGAAGAAATAATAGCCTTGATTAAATCATAATTCTCGTTACTTAATTCAACATCATACAATTCCCAGATTCCATCTCCATTATTATCTCTGGTAACTCCAAAGTCTCCGGTATCAATTTCAAATGTTTTATTATCAACCTTAAAAATATACTTATTAATAAAAATCCAATCATCGGCAGTATATTGTATTTTCAGTCTTAATCCTGGAAGTGAATCTTTTTTTGTTCCTATGTAAACATAAAAGCTATTTACATTTGCATATTGAGGAGAACTCTTATCAAAATACCATGTTACTTCCTGAACTTCATCATACTGCTTACGCATTTTTTTAGTTGATTCAGCCAATCGTTTTTTATCTGCATCTTTTTTTTGCTTTTTAATAAGCTGTGCCTTTTCTGCATCGTTTTTTATTTCTATATTTATGGTTGATAGCAACTGTTTAGCTTTTTTAGCTTCTTCTGAGTCAGGGTGTTTTTGAAGTAAGTTATTAATCTCTTCTTTTGCCTTATCATATGACTTATCTTTATAATAGTTCTGAATATTATTGTAAAGGTTTTTAGCACCGTTTTTGATTTCATTTAACTGACTTTTTAATGATTGATTTTCTTGTTTAAGTGAAGTAACCTGTGCTTGTAAATTAGTATTTTCTTGCTTAATTGTCTGAATACTTTCACCTAAAGAACAACCTGAAAACATAAATATAATAAGAATTAAAAAAAAGAATAGACGAATTTTATACATATAGCCCCCAGCATTAACAATATTTTACTAATATTTTATCTTCAATAAGCGATAATTGCAAGAAAATGTAAAAAACGAACTGTTTTGTGGTATAATTTACCTAACAAAAGAAGTGAGGTTGATATTATGTTTAATTTTATATCTAAACTTTTTTCTAGGCAAAAAAACACGATAACGGATAACCCCTATAGTAAGCCAAGTGTCAAAATAGAAGAATATATTGCAAAACCTAATATATTTCATGATTTAAACTATATTCCACAAGATGAGACCTTTAAAATTGATTTTATAAATGATAGAAATAACACTGTTAAAAATGCAACTGTCGTATTCCCAGCTAAAAATCAATACATTATTATTAACGATCAAAAATCCTATATAGATGCTTATTTTGTTAAATATAAAGGTAAGAGTTCCGATAATATTTATCATAAATTTGCTACACCAGATTATATGTTCTGGGTAAAACCAGAAGATTATGAAAGGTTCAAAACAGTTTTAATTTATAGGCATAATATTAAGGTCAAAAATAAACAAGCAATGGCTGAATTTAACAAAGTAAACGCTACCAAATCATTTAACTATGATATTATTTCTAATGATATTTATACTTGTTTTATTGCTTACAAATCTGGTATGTGTGATGCGATTGGTAAATGGGAGAATTTCTATAAAATTGAAGAAGCCCTTTCAAATATATGTAAGCAAAATAATGGAAGATACTATAAAACTGAAAACGCAAAAGCTAAATTTGCCATAATATTCAATCCATCTTATAGAATATTTACAACAGTTACAGAGCTAAAAAACAAAGGATTTAAAGTCACAACTTTTGAAGATGTAGTTGATTACTTTAAATTAAATAATCTATGGGACACTAATAAAATAAGAACATATGCTAAAGAAAATCAGGAATATATGCAGAATCATTATAATTAATTAATAATCAATCTATTTTTAGCTGTTTATCTCGAAAGTTATTATACCGTAGTTCATTAATTCTTTTTTATATTTAATAGTATGTTACAAAATACTGAAAAGGCTTGAGCAAAAAAACCTATCATTATTAATATAAAACCATATACATTGAATTCTCTTTCTTTAAAGAACTCATCAACTTGCTTGTTTTTATTGTTAAATAAAAAAGTATTTGGAGACTTATAAATAATCGGTTTGAATATTAAAACAGTGCCAAAAAAGTTTAATATTAATCCAATCAATGCCATTAAGTTTATAATCATAAAGCCCTCTATTGCTAGAGAATTGACTTCACTTGACAGTATCTGAATAATGTTGGGCAATATCTCCTCTGGACAATAATTAAATTGTAGGAGGAGATTTCAATTATGACAGCACAAGATCGTATAGTTAAAAACAAAATGAGCCTGATTGAGTTGGCCGAATATCTTCAAAACGTAAGTGAAGCATGTAAAATTCATGGAGTCAGCAGACAGCACTTCTATGATATTAAGAAAGCTTACGAGGAAAATGGTCTGGAAGGATTAAAGGACAAGACCAGAAGAAAGCCTTGTATGAAAAACAGGGTTGCTCCAGAAACTGAGGAAGCCGTATTAAGAATAGCATATGAAAAGCCGGCATACGGGCAGCTCAGGGCAAGTAACGAACTGAGAAAACAAGGAGTTCTTGTATCAGCCGGAGGGGTAAGATCAATCTGGCAGAGATATAATATAGAAACCTTTGACAAGAGACTCAAAAAGCTTGAAGAAAAGGCTGCCAAGGAAGGCATACTTTACACTGAAGATCAGCTCGCTGCTCTGGAAAAGGCACAGCAGGAAAAGAATATATCCATAGACGAGATAGATACCCAGCACCCGGGATATTTGCTGGCACAGGACACTTTCTATGTGGGCTATATCAAAGGTGTTGGACGTATATATCAGCAAACTGCCATAGATACTTATTCGGCAGTGGGATTCGCAAAATTATATACAGCCAAGGTACCAGTAACAGCAGCAGATATATTAAATGACAGAGTCTTACCGTTCTTTGAGAATCATATGATACCGATAATGAGAGTACTCACAGACAGAGGAACGGAGTACTGTGGAGCACCTGAGAAACACTTGTATGAGTTATTTCTGCAGATGAACGACATTGAGCACACAATGACAAAGGCTAAAAGCCCTCAAACAAACGGTATATGCGAGCGTTTTA
This genomic stretch from Ruminiclostridium cellulolyticum H10 harbors:
- a CDS encoding IS481-like element ISCce1 family transposase codes for the protein MTAQDRIVKNKMSLIELAEYLQNVSEACKIHGVSRQHFYDIKKAYEENGLEGLKDKTRRKPCMKNRVAPETEEAVLRIAYEKPAYGQLRASNELRKQGVLVSAGGVRSIWQRYNIETFDKRLKKLEEKAAKEGILYTEDQLAALEKAQQEKNISIDEIDTQHPGYLLAQDTFYVGYIKGVGRIYQQTAIDTYSAVGFAKLYTAKVPVTAADILNDRVLPFFENHMIPIMRVLTDRGTEYCGAPEKHLYELFLQMNDIEHTMTKAKSPQTNGICERFNQTILNEFYKPAFRRTMYKSVEQMQEDLDFYMLEYNEERTHQGKRCKGKTPMQTFLDSLPLAREKLLNDPAS
- the tnpB gene encoding IS66 family insertion sequence element accessory protein TnpB (TnpB, as the term is used for proteins encoded by IS66 family insertion elements, is considered an accessory protein, since TnpC, encoded by a neighboring gene, is a DDE family transposase.); the protein is MLGDISKAEDIYIVCGYSDMRKSIDGFAAIIKGTFGMDPFSPSLFLFCGKRRDRLKALYWEGDGFVLLYKRLENGSFKWPRTPEQARRLTMQEFRWLMDGLAIDQPKAIREAKQGDIY
- a CDS encoding IS66-like element ISCce5 family transposase codes for the protein MQKIDITGLSPNQIEYVSSLEKTVENQQVRIEQLTELLIKSQKALYGQSSEKRRYVFDEDSGQLSLFNEAEVEAGNKAEEPTVQTIVAAHTRKPKRTKEELAETVPVVEVVCDLDKDKRTCNICNTDLRYLGKEYVRDELEIIPAQVRILRYIRLNYVCKECEKETCEANIVKAPVPKPVMKRSLASASTVAYVMYQKYANGMPLYRQEKDWANQGVKLSRATLANWIIRPSHEWLEPMYDAIKKNLVTEPLIHADETVLQVLKEPGRRATTESRMWVYTSGQSLTPAVLFEYQPTRSGQHARRFLEGFSGYLQTDGYSGYNAVPNVIHCGCWAHLQRKFEEAIPNGADNKSSKAAIGYDYCNRLFAMEKKWIELSSENRHQERRKNAKPLLDEFWQWVSHLNPLQNSNLGKAVTYALNQKETLINFMLDGCIEISNNRAENAIRPYVTGRKNWLFADTTRGAKASAIVYSMIESAKANQLNPYMYLVYLLSKLPDLKELTQKSLTPYLPWSPELPCWCHKDSNKAPQD
- the tnpA gene encoding IS66 family insertion sequence element accessory protein TnpA is translated as MDKITDTKTEFRLKQWTQIVQTCQASGMTAVSWCNQNNVNIKSYYYWLRRIRTLTIENGPLELQSKGQQIVPVSFRQTAAVTIHINSVSIDIPDGTSKDTIAAVLSALKTIC
- a CDS encoding IS481-like element ISCce1 family transposase codes for the protein MTAQDRIVKNKMSLIELAEYLQNVSEACKIHGVSRQHFYDIKKAYEENGLEGLKDKTRRKPCMKNRVAPETEEAVLRIAYEKPAYGQLRASNELRKQGVLVSAGGVRSIWQRYNIETFDKRLKKLEEKAAKEGILYTEDQLAALEKAQQEKNISIDEIDTQHPGYLLAQDTFYVGYIKGVGRIYQQTAIDTYSAVGFAKLYTAKVPVTAADILNDRVLPFFENHMIPIMRVLTDRGTEYCGAPEKHLYELFLQMNDIEHTMTKAKSPQTNGICERFNQTILNEFYKPAFRRTMYKSVEQMQEDLDFYMLEYNEERTHQGKRCKGKTPMQTFLDSLPLAREKLLNDPAS